Proteins co-encoded in one Camelus bactrianus isolate YW-2024 breed Bactrian camel chromosome 6, ASM4877302v1, whole genome shotgun sequence genomic window:
- the ARF6 gene encoding ADP-ribosylation factor 6: MGKVLSKIFGNKEMRILMLGLDAAGKTTILYKLKLGQSVTTIPTVGFNVETVTYKNVKFNVWDVGGQDKIRPLWRHYYTGTQGLIFVVDCADRDRIDEARQELHRIINDREMRDAIILIFANKQDLPDAMKPHEIQEKLGLTRIRDRNWYVQPSCATSGDGLYEGLTWLTSNYKS, from the coding sequence ATGGGGAAGGTGCTATCTAAGATCTTCGGGAACAAGGAAATGCGGATCCTCATGTTGGGCCTGGACGCGGCCGGCAAGACGACCATCCTGTATAAGTTGAAGCTGGGCCAGTCGGTGACCACCATCCCCACCGTGGGTTTCAACGTGGAGACGGTGACTTACAAAAATGTCAAGTTCAACGTCTGGGATGTGGGCGGCCAGGACAAGATCCGGCCGCTCTGGCGGCATTACTACACCGGGACACAGGGTCTGATCTTCGTAGTGGACTGCGCCGACCGCGACCGCATCGACGAGGCCCGCCAGGAGCTGCACCGCATTATCAATGACCGGGAGATGAGGGACGCCATAATCCTCATCTTCGCCAACAAGCAGGACCTGCCTGATGCCATGAAACCCCACGAGATCCAGGAGAAACTGGGCCTGACCCGGATTCGGGACAGGAACTGGTATGTGCAGCCCTCCTGTGCCACCTCAGGGGACGGACTCTATGAGGGGCTCACATGGTTAACCTCTAACTACAAATCCTAA
- the LOC141578029 gene encoding uncharacterized protein LOC141578029: MADWQDKKEPGSMITYLNLYATYVFHTLVASIQAQFLLDLVGFHGIRQVLLVGEDEDYGVPHLPVIDNAVQLLAGLVDAVAVGAVHYEDQTLCPGVVMPPERPDLVLAAHIPDVELDIFILDSTFPIASEEPGPGAFRCPGSPLPATPPPPRNRNEASQSRGRPCGLRGSRLLGAEARARRSLGHHRPPNSMTPLVSAAGALSLRPESRRPAEARPGPELPFPPAGAARAPLPFPLLCLLLTPPRESAALRPGPRPASTALTTDPGHPRGSAAPAPSQVIDPRGNSMRRLRRHREGEGSYCCSSRGKRRPRGPAFPAQPRRLPPAAAPSAGSLRPPPPPPSSAAAAAGKGAEETASLPLPTTQAQRRPTVRTRATSVRRAARAPSVGAPRAEGRGYGGSEGAQVLPAPTPANIGL, encoded by the exons GCCCAGTTTCTCCTGGATCTCGTGGGGTTTCATGGCATCAGGCAGGTCCTGCTTGTTGGCGAAGATGAGGATTATGGCGTCCCTCATCTCCCGGTCATTGATAATGCGGTGCAGCTCCTGGCGGGCCTCGTCGATGCGGTCGCGGTCGGCGCAGTCCACTACGAAGATCAGACCCTGTGTCCCGGTGTAGTAATGCCGCCAGAGCGGCCGGATCTTGTCCTGGCCGCCCACATCCCAGACGTTGAACTTGACATTTTT ATCTTAGATAGCACCTTCCCCATCGCGTCGGAAGAGCCGGGGCCGGGGGCATTCAGGTGTCCCGGGTCCCCTCTGCCAGCAACGCCGCCGCCGCCACGAAACCGAAACGAAGCCTCCCAGTCGCGAGGGCGCCCGTGCGGCCTGCGTGGGAGTCGCCTCCTCGGGGCAGAGGCCCGGGCCCGCCGCTCACTCGGGCATCACCGACCTCCCAACTCGATGACTCCACTCGTCTCGGCCGCCGGGGCCCTGAGTCTGCGCCCGGAGAGCCGCCGCCCTGCTGAGGCGCGGCCCGGCCCGGAACTGCCCTTCCCCCCCGCAGGCGCCGCGCGAGCGCCGCTGCCGTTCCCgctcctctgccttctcctcaCTCCGCCGCGGGAGAGTGCGGCCCTTCgccccggcccccggcccgcgAGCACCGCGCTCACCACCGACCCAGGCCACCCGAGAGGCAGCGCGGCTCCGGCGCCCAGTCAGGTCATTGATCCTCGCGGGAACTCGATGCGCCGCCTGCggagacacagagagggagaagggagttaCTGCTGCAGCTCCAGAGGAAAGCGGAGGCCGAGGGGGCCCGCCTTTCCAGCTCAGCCCCGGAGGTTACCTCCAGCCGCCGCCCCAAGCGCGGGCTCCCTGCGGCCTCCACcgcctcctcccagctctgccgccgccgccgccggaaaAGGCGCCGAGGAAACCGCCTCACTTCCCCTCCCGACCACGCAGGCGCAGCGGAGGCCGACCGTTCGGACAAGAGCGACCTCTGTAAGGAGAGCGGCCCGCGCGCCAAGCGTCGGGGCGCCACGCGCGGAGGGGCGGGGCTACGGCGGCTCGGAGGGCGCGCAGGTGCTGCCGGCCCCCACCCCCGCGAATATCGGGCTCTGA